A genomic window from Silene latifolia isolate original U9 population chromosome 11, ASM4854445v1, whole genome shotgun sequence includes:
- the LOC141611974 gene encoding uncharacterized protein LOC141611974 isoform X2 yields MNVEIDDKKQIFSAKETRCEKDGSAESDLSNHPLIVEALKNVNITSNKSILFERMPLKRRIFHTYRKKAHPLKKEVKPVVEVEDWKNDENKVEIGEHENEKDKKDVSKVECEENNMSDDSKDVKNVPNYLYFDSDKEDEKEADPDNFINNLVSSILSEDYCKEQSQVITNRT; encoded by the exons ATGAATGTTGAAATTGATGACAAGAAACAAATTTTTTCTGCGAAGGAAACACGTTGTGAAAAGG ATGGTTCTGCTGAGTCTGATCTTAGCAATCATCCTTTGATTGTTGAAGCTTTGAAGAATGTAAACATAACTTCCAATAAAAGTATCCTTTTTGAAAGGATGCCATTGAAGAGGAGGATTTTTCATACATACAGAAAG AAGGCTCATCCATTGAAAAAAGAAGTTAAACCTGTTGTGGAAGTTGAAGATTGGAAGAATGATGAAAACAAAGTTGAAATAGGTGAACATGAAAATGAAAAGGACAAGAAAGACGTGTCAAAAGTGGAGTGTGAGGAAAACAACATGTCTGATGATAGCAAGGATGTGAAGAATGTTCCCAACTACCTCTATTTTGATAGTGACAAGGAGGATGAGAAAGAAGCTGATCCAGATAATTTTATAAATAACCTTGTATCTAGCATATTATCTGAAGATTATTGTAAAGAACAAA
- the LOC141611974 gene encoding uncharacterized protein LOC141611974 isoform X1 → MKSGMFGNGKLEEPIKDVVDNTVVKSVYGTKKEYVEDYIIDLAKCITSLAKSISYVKAKIGNGASVIKENETAKKLCDHAFSLLNLLNHNSSTDSESSSSSDIIDIADGSAESDLSNHPLIVEALKNVNITSNKSILFERMPLKRRIFHTYRKKAHPLKKEVKPVVEVEDWKNDENKVEIGEHENEKDKKDVSKVECEENNMSDDSKDVKNVPNYLYFDSDKEDEKEADPDNFINNLVSSILSEDYCKEQSQVITNRT, encoded by the exons ATGAAAAGTGGTATGTTTGGAAATGGTAAGTTAGAAGAACCAATTAAGGACGTGGTTGACAACACAGTTGTGAAATCAGTGTATGGGACAAAAAAGGAGTACGTTGAGGACTATATTATTGATCTTGCGAAATGTATAACTAGTTTAGCTAAGAGCATATCATATGTCAAGGCTAAGATAGGAAATGGAGCATCAGTAATTAAGGAGAACGAGACTGCTAAGAAGCTCTGTGatcatgcatttagtttactcaatttactaaatcataacagcTCCACTGATAGTGAAAGTTCTTCTAGTAGTGATATTATTGATATTGCAGATGGTTCTGCTGAGTCTGATCTTAGCAATCATCCTTTGATTGTTGAAGCTTTGAAGAATGTAAACATAACTTCCAATAAAAGTATCCTTTTTGAAAGGATGCCATTGAAGAGGAGGATTTTTCATACATACAGAAAG AAGGCTCATCCATTGAAAAAAGAAGTTAAACCTGTTGTGGAAGTTGAAGATTGGAAGAATGATGAAAACAAAGTTGAAATAGGTGAACATGAAAATGAAAAGGACAAGAAAGACGTGTCAAAAGTGGAGTGTGAGGAAAACAACATGTCTGATGATAGCAAGGATGTGAAGAATGTTCCCAACTACCTCTATTTTGATAGTGACAAGGAGGATGAGAAAGAAGCTGATCCAGATAATTTTATAAATAACCTTGTATCTAGCATATTATCTGAAGATTATTGTAAAGAACAAA